Proteins encoded together in one Coregonus clupeaformis isolate EN_2021a chromosome 30, ASM2061545v1, whole genome shotgun sequence window:
- the LOC121545503 gene encoding microtubule-associated protein RP/EB family member 1, whose product MAVNVYSTSVCSDNLSRHDMLAWINESLQINLTKIELLCSGAAYCQFMDMLFPGCVPLKKVKFAAKLEHEFIHNYKILQAGFKRMGVDKIIPVDKLIKSKFQDNFEFVQWFKKFFDANYDGKEYDPVDARQGQDTMPMSSPAMSALNKPKKVLNAAPQRAAVAKVAPKIAPSLARRPGAGGGDEERAELIQEVNILKSTIQDMEKERDFYFGKLRNIELICQEKEGEGDPTLQRIVDILYATDEGFVIPDAESEDQEEF is encoded by the exons ATGGCTGTGAACGTTTACTCAACCTCAGTGTGCAGTGACAACTTGAGTCGTCATGATATGCTTGCATGGATCAACGAATCGTTACAGATCAACCTTACTAAGATAGAGCTGTTATGTTCAG GTGCGGCCTACTGCCAGTTCATGGACATGCTCTTCCCCGGCTGTGTGCCTTTGAAGAAAGTCAAATTTGCTGCAAAACTAGAGCACGAATTCATTCACAACTACAAGATTTTGCAAGCTGGCTTCAAAAGAATGGGTGTCGACAAA ATCATCCCTGTTGACAAGTTGATAAAAAGCAAGTTCCAGGACAACTTTGAGTTTGTGCAGTGGTTCAAGAAGTTCTTTGATGCCAACTATGATGGGAAAGAGTATGACCCTGTGGATGCTCGCCAGGGCCAAGACACAATGCCCATGTCCAGCCCCGCCATGTCGGCCCTCAACAAGCCCAAGAAGGTCCTCAACGCTG CACCCCAACGGGCAGCAGTTGCCAAGGTAGCACCCAAAATAGCGCCCAGCTTGGCGCGGAGACCAGGGGCTGGCGGAGGTGACGAGGAGCGGGCAGAACTCATTCAGGAG GTGAATATACTGAAGTCCACCATCCAggacatggagaaggagagggactTTTATTTTGGCAAACTGAGGAACATTGAGCTCATCTGccaagagaaggaaggagagggtgaCCCCACGCTGCAGAGGATCGTGGATATACTCTACGCCACAGAT GAGGGCTTTGTCATACCGGATGCTGAGTCAGAGGACCAGGAGGAATTCTAA